One Solanum lycopersicum chromosome 4, SLM_r2.1 DNA window includes the following coding sequences:
- the LOC104647059 gene encoding uncharacterized protein: MKNELVDALDMISPMIKHPETYYIDPLDIELKEHLIHCSHVEAELDGLPWYFDVKKYLESGIYPEDVTSIQKKSIRRIALNFFLIGQILYMRTPDLGLLRCIDVVEDAKLIEQIHASRFGVPESIITYNGANLNSHLMRDICEQFEITHRNSTAYRP; this comes from the exons ATGAAGAATGAGTTGGTTGATGCTCTTGACATGATCTCCCCAATGATTAAACATCCAGAAACTTATTATATTGATCCTTTGGATATAGAGCTGAAAGAACATCTGATCCATTGTTCACATGTTGAAGCAGAACTAGACGGTTTGCCATGGTATTTTGATGTGAAGAAGTATTTGGAGTCTGGGATTTATCCTGAAGATGTCACATCCATCCAGAAGAAGTCGATACGCCGTATAGCCCTCAACTTCTTTCTAATCGGACAAATCCTTTACATGAGGACTCCAGATTTAGGTCTTCTCAGATGTATCGATGTTGTTGAAGATGCAAAGCTTATTGAACAAATACATGCTAGCCG GTTCGGAGTaccagaatccatcattacgtataatggtgcaaatctcaacagtcactTGATGAGAGATATATGTGAGCAGTTTGAGATTACTCATCGAAACTCAACCGCGTATCGTCCTTAA